One stretch of Amycolatopsis tolypomycina DNA includes these proteins:
- a CDS encoding SGNH/GDSL hydrolase family protein, which translates to MTPPLRFCVLGDSLAAGVGSSREDDTLGRRLTRRLRDAGHVVRLRNFGVPGARSADLDRQAGLALGEGVDLALIVIGANDLAGFVAPAIGARQLHDAVTRLVRAGARVIVVPAPDLGIVARVPGPYRQLVSAASGHYAQAQAEAAIRAGGAVATAGPELAARFAADPALFSADRFHPSSAGYAVIADGLAPHVLAAAQLAA; encoded by the coding sequence ATGACCCCACCACTCCGTTTCTGCGTCCTCGGCGACTCCCTCGCGGCCGGCGTCGGCAGCAGCCGCGAGGACGACACGCTCGGCCGGCGGCTCACCCGGCGGCTGCGCGACGCCGGCCACGTCGTGCGCCTGCGGAACTTCGGCGTCCCCGGCGCCCGCTCGGCCGACCTCGACCGCCAGGCGGGCCTCGCTCTCGGCGAGGGCGTCGACCTGGCCCTGATCGTGATCGGCGCGAACGACCTCGCCGGCTTCGTCGCCCCCGCGATCGGCGCCCGCCAGCTGCACGACGCCGTGACGCGGCTGGTCCGTGCCGGCGCCCGCGTCATCGTGGTACCGGCACCCGACCTGGGGATCGTGGCGCGGGTGCCCGGCCCGTACCGGCAGCTGGTCTCGGCGGCCAGCGGCCACTACGCGCAGGCCCAGGCCGAAGCCGCCATCCGGGCCGGGGGTGCGGTGGCCACGGCCGGTCCGGAACTCGCCGCCCGCTTCGCCGCCGACCCCGCGCTGTTCTCGGCCGACCGCTTCCACCCCTCCTCGGCCGGTTACGCCGTGATCGCCGACGGCCTGGCCCCGCACGTGCTGGCCGCCGCGCAGCTCGCCGCCTGA
- a CDS encoding alpha/beta hydrolase encodes MTRTVLVRVLLVALVVVVLLPAAFWALQRRLIYLPDPGPVPAAASVLPGAEDVRLRTADGLELGAWYLRPAGRDPAATVLVAGGNGGNRAGRAPLAAKLVQAGLAVLLLDYRGYGGNPGDPSEDGLALDVRAAHRYLTEDRRVPPGRLVYFGESLGSAVVTELALEHPPAGLLLRSPFVDLAAVGAEIYPYLPVRLLLRDRFPVKEQAARLRLPAVVVVGGRDSIVPPAQSREVAAAASARLVEIPDADHNDRVLLDGPELVEAVVSLVPR; translated from the coding sequence GTGACCAGGACCGTGCTCGTGCGGGTGCTGCTGGTGGCCCTCGTGGTCGTGGTGCTGCTGCCGGCCGCCTTCTGGGCGCTCCAGCGGCGGCTGATCTACCTCCCGGACCCCGGCCCGGTGCCCGCGGCCGCGAGCGTGCTCCCGGGTGCCGAAGACGTCCGCCTCCGCACCGCCGACGGCCTCGAACTCGGCGCCTGGTACCTGCGCCCGGCCGGCCGGGATCCGGCGGCGACGGTGCTGGTCGCGGGCGGCAACGGCGGCAACCGCGCGGGCCGGGCGCCGCTGGCCGCGAAGCTCGTCCAGGCGGGGCTGGCCGTGCTGCTGCTCGACTACCGCGGCTACGGCGGCAATCCGGGCGACCCGAGCGAGGACGGCCTGGCCCTCGACGTCCGCGCCGCGCACCGCTACCTGACCGAAGACCGGCGCGTGCCGCCCGGACGGCTCGTCTACTTCGGTGAAAGCCTCGGCTCCGCCGTCGTGACGGAGCTGGCCCTCGAACACCCGCCGGCCGGGCTGCTGCTGCGGTCCCCGTTCGTGGACCTGGCGGCCGTCGGCGCGGAGATCTACCCGTACCTGCCGGTCCGCCTGCTGCTGCGCGACCGCTTCCCGGTCAAGGAGCAGGCGGCGCGCCTGCGCCTCCCGGCGGTGGTGGTCGTGGGCGGCCGGGACTCGATCGTCCCGCCTGCCCAGAGCCGCGAGGTGGCGGCCGCGGCGTCGGCCCGGCTGGTGGAGATCCCGGACGCCGACCACAACGACAGGGTGCTGCTCGACGGCCCGGAGCTGGTCGAGGCGGTGGTGTCGCTGGTGCCGCGCTGA